The Arcobacter sp. LA11 genome segment AGAAAATCGATGACGTGAAAGAGATAGCTAAATCTTTAAATAATCTACTTGGTAGAAGTATACTTAAACGTAGGCAGTTTATAAGTTTTTTAATTCAACTTGCATTTATAGATAAGGGTATTAGTTCTGATGAAGAGAAAGTTTTACTTGAAATTGCAAAAGAATTAAATATTTCTCCTGAGGTGTATGATGCTATTGTAAAGAATTTTGAAAACAAAATGAAAAATAATCAACAAACTATGAGTGCATCAGAGGCTTATAAAATCTTAGGTGTAAAAGAAGATGATGATATGAATACTGTTAAAAAGACATATCGAAAATTGATTCGTGAGTATCATCCTGATATTATTAGTTCACAGGAAAAAGATGAATCTTATATCGAAGAAGCGACTGCTAAAACGCAGGAAATAAACCAAGCTTATCAAGTTATTAAAGACTTAAAAAAATAGATTCTAAAAGAATAGTATTAAATAGTTTAATACTATTCAAAGCTAAAAAGCTTTAAACTTCTTCTTTCTAAAATCATCGAGGAGCAAATTATGAAAATATTTAAATATATTCAAACTACAACAAAGCTTCTTATTGTCTGGCTCTAGCCACTTACTTTTTTTACTGATATTTTTATCACTTTTTTCATATTACATTTGACGTAATTTTTTACAAACATTTCATATATTTTATAGGATAAATTATGGAACTTACTATAGAAACATATATACTTATTAATTTTATTTTAGTACTTAGCTCTATTTTACAAATGGCAACTGGTGTTACGGTTGGTATTATAATTGTACCTTTTTTAGCAATGATTAGTTATACACTTATTCCCGTACCTATAGCTTTTGCTTCTTTAGCTTTGACAGTTATGATGGCATATAAAG includes the following:
- a CDS encoding DnaJ domain-containing protein; protein product: MKLKKWIFIAILLTIFYYAFIVNFFVTLSIIASLFVVFRLYKFYARRKLNKLSASKELFRQSHLGHFIALVAKVAKADGRVDELEAQLIGMMFDDISKLFDEKDKTRAIMKEIFNEEKEKIDDVKEIAKSLNNLLGRSILKRRQFISFLIQLAFIDKGISSDEEKVLLEIAKELNISPEVYDAIVKNFENKMKNNQQTMSASEAYKILGVKEDDDMNTVKKTYRKLIREYHPDIISSQEKDESYIEEATAKTQEINQAYQVIKDLKK